The following are encoded together in the Pseudoalteromonas shioyasakiensis genome:
- the fliS gene encoding flagellar export chaperone FliS produces the protein MYNARVKNYQKEALKTRVAGADRYEIIQMLMAGAIEKMVLAKVAIDKKHLEAKSEHLSKASAILEALRGCLDFEVGGEVTENLYSLYSYMIDRLIDASIKNDTSIVDEVSGLLKEIKSAWDAIPADIRNQTFAENSAHAS, from the coding sequence ATGTATAACGCCAGAGTAAAGAACTATCAAAAAGAAGCACTGAAAACGCGAGTAGCAGGTGCTGATAGATATGAAATCATCCAAATGCTAATGGCTGGGGCCATAGAAAAGATGGTTTTAGCTAAAGTGGCGATAGATAAAAAACACTTGGAAGCCAAAAGTGAACATTTATCAAAAGCATCCGCTATTCTTGAAGCTCTCAGAGGTTGTTTAGATTTTGAAGTGGGCGGTGAAGTAACTGAAAATCTTTACTCGCTTTATTCTTACATGATTGACAGGCTTATCGACGCTAGTATAAAAAATGATACTTCTATCGTTGACGAAGTTTCTGGTTTGTTGAAAGAAATCAAATCTGCATGGGATGCAATTCCAGCCGATATCCGCAATCAAACTTTCGCTGAAAACAGTGCTCATGCAAGCTAG
- the fliD gene encoding flagellar filament capping protein FliD: MALITSAGVGSGLDLESIISASLAAENTPKLQAFAEKEENLQVELSSLGEVKSAMSKLQDTIEKLADIDNFNQRIANIKQPTSDDGDLISVTTTSKITPGDFNIEVVELAQGSRATSNAGLFTSTDDVVTASGGTLSFAAGDKSFDLTLDAGATLADLRDAINDSDDNFGVTANIINTGTESKLVLTSNVSGTGNDLVITNDNAELDNVSTLANDGVSAGGIAIAAGDEAKSAEIKVDGISIVSDTNTFKDAVQDMTIVAKRQSVDNETAKLSVEVDRDSVTKLVDEFIKNYNNLIGQIGFQTRVGKPLNGDSTIRSFDSQLVNALSSEITDAGPFTSIFDIGLGVDKDGYLEKSTLVRSLNEVMDENYDDIGKAFAGENGIAKQLESLLDNYVDSKGIMKQREDSLNSQLDDLEDDVINHEYRMESLEARLREQYAGLDVLLANMQSTQSYLSAQLSSLPGFTKSS; encoded by the coding sequence ATGGCATTAATAACATCTGCAGGGGTTGGCTCTGGGCTAGATCTAGAGAGTATAATCAGTGCATCACTTGCAGCTGAGAATACCCCTAAACTACAAGCGTTTGCAGAAAAAGAAGAGAATTTACAGGTTGAGTTGTCTTCTCTTGGAGAAGTAAAGTCTGCGATGTCTAAACTGCAAGATACCATTGAAAAACTTGCTGATATCGATAACTTTAATCAACGTATTGCGAATATTAAGCAGCCAACAAGTGATGATGGTGACTTAATTTCAGTTACAACGACATCTAAAATCACCCCAGGGGATTTTAACATTGAAGTTGTTGAGTTAGCTCAAGGCAGTCGAGCTACCTCTAATGCGGGCTTATTTACCTCAACAGATGATGTGGTGACCGCATCGGGCGGTACTTTGTCTTTTGCCGCGGGTGATAAAAGCTTTGACTTAACCCTTGATGCAGGAGCAACGCTTGCTGACTTACGTGATGCAATCAATGATTCTGACGATAACTTTGGTGTAACAGCAAATATCATCAACACAGGTACTGAATCAAAATTAGTACTTACATCAAATGTGTCAGGTACAGGTAATGACTTAGTTATTACTAATGACAACGCCGAATTAGATAATGTTTCAACGCTTGCTAACGATGGTGTGAGTGCTGGTGGTATTGCTATTGCTGCAGGTGATGAAGCCAAAAGTGCTGAGATCAAAGTTGATGGTATTTCTATCGTTAGTGATACCAATACATTTAAAGATGCTGTTCAAGATATGACTATCGTCGCTAAGCGTCAGAGTGTTGACAATGAAACAGCTAAGCTTTCTGTTGAAGTTGACAGAGACAGTGTAACTAAGCTCGTCGATGAATTTATAAAAAATTATAACAATTTAATTGGTCAAATAGGCTTTCAGACTCGTGTTGGAAAACCTCTTAATGGTGATTCAACAATACGTTCATTTGATTCTCAATTAGTTAATGCTTTATCTTCAGAGATAACAGACGCTGGCCCGTTTACTAGCATTTTTGATATTGGCTTAGGCGTAGATAAAGATGGATATCTAGAAAAGTCTACCTTAGTTCGTAGTTTGAATGAGGTTATGGATGAGAACTACGATGATATTGGCAAGGCTTTTGCAGGTGAAAACGGTATCGCTAAGCAGTTAGAATCTCTTTTAGACAATTATGTTGATTCTAAAGGCATTATGAAGCAGCGAGAAGATTCATTAAATTCACAATTAGATGATTTAGAGGATGATGTGATTAATCACGAATACCGTATGGAGTCTTTAGAAGCTAGGTTAAGAGAGCAGTATGCTGGTTTAGATGTTTTGCTTGCAAACATGCAGTCAACCCAATCTTATTTGTCGGCTCAGTTATCTAGCTTACCAGGGTTCACTAAGTCGTCTTAA
- a CDS encoding flagellar protein FlaG, whose translation MIDLNSTQRSSENLSTSASGSVKAELNDAKLLKGTEVAGREPIDIEKTSKAEQKDKKDLIAEVKQNLEKLNDFIPVTSTNLIFEFDEKGDPPIIKVLDRENDEVIREIPTEEFREVAKALEEFADKLSNKGFLFDRTA comes from the coding sequence ATGATAGATCTTAATTCAACTCAAAGGTCGAGTGAAAACCTTTCAACAAGTGCTAGCGGCAGTGTAAAAGCAGAACTTAACGATGCTAAGTTACTAAAAGGCACAGAAGTTGCTGGAAGGGAACCAATCGATATCGAGAAGACAAGCAAAGCTGAGCAAAAAGACAAAAAAGATCTGATTGCTGAAGTTAAGCAAAATTTAGAAAAACTGAATGACTTTATTCCAGTTACTTCAACAAATTTAATTTTTGAATTTGATGAGAAAGGTGATCCGCCAATAATCAAAGTTTTAGATAGAGAAAACGATGAAGTTATTCGCGAGATCCCAACGGAAGAATTTCGTGAAGTTGCTAAAGCTTTGGAAGAGTTTGCCGATAAATTAAGCAATAAAGGTTTTTTGTTCGATAGAACTGCATAA
- a CDS encoding flagellin N-terminal helical domain-containing protein codes for MALYVNTNVSSLNAQRQLMKSGNSLDTSFQRLSSGLRINSAKDDAAGMQITNRLTSQVNGLNQGNRNANDGISLAQTAEGALDEVTSMFQRMRTLAQQASNGTNTDEDRLAIQDEMRSLSLEVNRVAADTTFGGQNLLDGSYDAKFQVGADAVQTIDFSMQTVGATTNSLEANGGFTLSGIAGVAAGVTGNTLTELADGVSAISGAANSYTFEDTFKAADISVSTQANAQAVLAGMDSLIAVVDKKRAELGAVQNRFQSTIRNQSNIAENLSAAKSRIQDTDFAQETANLTKMQILQQASQSILSQANQRPQVALSLLG; via the coding sequence ATGGCTTTATATGTAAACACTAATGTGAGTTCTTTGAACGCACAGCGCCAGCTAATGAAATCTGGCAACTCATTGGATACTTCATTCCAACGTCTATCATCAGGCTTACGTATTAATAGTGCGAAAGATGATGCTGCAGGTATGCAGATCACTAACCGTTTAACTAGCCAAGTTAACGGTCTTAACCAAGGTAACCGAAATGCAAACGATGGTATTTCACTTGCGCAAACAGCTGAAGGTGCACTTGATGAAGTAACTTCAATGTTCCAACGTATGCGTACTCTTGCGCAACAAGCATCGAATGGTACAAATACTGATGAAGACCGTTTAGCGATTCAAGATGAAATGCGCTCTCTTTCATTAGAAGTAAACCGTGTAGCTGCAGACACTACGTTTGGTGGCCAAAACCTTCTTGATGGTAGCTATGATGCTAAGTTCCAAGTAGGTGCTGATGCAGTACAAACTATCGATTTCAGTATGCAAACTGTGGGTGCAACGACAAATAGCCTAGAAGCAAATGGTGGTTTCACTCTTTCGGGTATCGCGGGTGTTGCTGCGGGTGTAACTGGTAATACTCTTACTGAATTAGCTGACGGCGTGAGTGCAATTTCAGGTGCAGCTAATAGTTATACATTTGAAGACACTTTTAAAGCTGCGGATATAAGTGTATCTACTCAAGCAAACGCACAAGCTGTTCTTGCAGGTATGGATTCTCTAATTGCAGTCGTTGACAAAAAGCGTGCAGAGTTAGGTGCGGTACAAAACCGTTTCCAATCAACAATTCGTAACCAATCGAATATTGCTGAAAACCTTAGTGCTGCGAAATCACGTATTCAAGATACAGACTTTGCGCAAGAAACAGCTAACTTAACTAAGATGCAAATCTTACAACAAGCTAGCCAATCAATTTTAAGTCAAGCAAATCAACGTCCTCAGGTAGCTCTGTCGCTACTTGGTTAA
- a CDS encoding flagellin N-terminal helical domain-containing protein yields MALYVNTNVSALNAQRQLDRTGGDLDTSFKRLSSGLRINSAADDAAGLQISDRLQSQILGLNQGNRNANDGISLAQTAEGALDEITSSFQRIRTLSQQAANGSNTDEDRLAIQEEIRQLSAEVNRIASDTTFGGQNLLDGSYSASFQVGADAVQTIGFSMQSVGATTNSLEANGGFTLSGIAGIAAGVAGNTLEELAAGLSGIDGVTQADSVSFSSVFTAGGISVSTQVNAQAVLAGMDSLIAVVDKKRAELGAVQNRFQSTIRNQSNIAENLSAAKSRIKDADFAAETAALTKNQILQQASQTILGQANQRPQAALSLLQG; encoded by the coding sequence ATGGCTTTATATGTAAATACTAACGTGAGTGCATTAAACGCACAAAGACAACTAGATAGAACCGGTGGCGATTTAGATACCTCGTTTAAGCGTCTTTCATCAGGTCTACGTATTAACAGTGCGGCTGATGATGCTGCAGGTTTACAAATTTCTGACCGCTTACAATCTCAAATTCTTGGTTTAAATCAGGGTAACCGAAATGCTAACGACGGTATTTCGCTTGCGCAAACTGCTGAAGGTGCGCTTGATGAAATTACCTCAAGTTTTCAGCGCATCAGAACATTATCACAACAAGCAGCTAATGGTTCAAATACAGATGAAGATCGTTTAGCTATCCAAGAAGAAATTCGTCAGTTATCAGCAGAAGTAAACCGAATTGCTTCTGATACCACCTTTGGTGGCCAAAACTTACTAGATGGTAGTTATTCAGCGAGTTTTCAAGTAGGTGCGGATGCTGTACAGACAATTGGCTTTAGTATGCAATCAGTTGGCGCGACGACGAATAGTTTAGAGGCTAATGGTGGATTTACTCTGTCGGGTATTGCTGGTATTGCAGCAGGCGTAGCTGGTAATACACTTGAAGAGCTTGCCGCAGGTTTAAGTGGTATTGATGGAGTAACTCAAGCTGACTCAGTAAGTTTTTCGTCGGTATTTACTGCTGGTGGGATTAGTGTTTCAACCCAAGTTAACGCACAAGCTGTGCTTGCTGGTATGGACTCGTTAATCGCAGTAGTAGATAAAAAGCGTGCAGAGCTTGGTGCTGTACAAAATCGTTTTCAATCTACGATTCGCAACCAATCTAATATTGCTGAAAACTTAAGTGCTGCAAAATCTCGTATTAAAGATGCTGACTTCGCTGCAGAAACGGCAGCGCTAACAAAAAACCAAATTTTACAACAAGCTAGCCAAACCATTTTAGGTCAAGCAAATCAACGACCCCAAGCGGCTTTAAGTTTGTTACAAGGTTAA
- a CDS encoding flagellin N-terminal helical domain-containing protein, whose amino-acid sequence MALYVNTNVSSLNAQRQLMNSGNSLDTSFKRLSSGMRINSAADDAAGLQISDRLTSQINGLNQGNRNANDGISLAQTAEGALDEVTSMFQRMRTLAQQAANGSNTDEDRLAIQDEMRSLSLEVNRVASDTTFGGQNLLDGTYDAKFQVGADAVQTIDFSMQTVGATTNSLEANGGFTISGIAGVAAGVTGNTLTELADGVSAISGAANSYTFEGTFKAADISVSTQANAQAVLAGMDSLIAVVDKKRAELGAVQNRFQSTIRNQSNIAENLSAAKSRIKDTDFAQETANLTKMQILQQASQTILSQANQRPQAALSLLG is encoded by the coding sequence ATGGCACTTTATGTAAATACAAATGTTAGTTCATTAAACGCACAAAGACAATTAATGAATTCTGGTAACTCACTTGATACTTCATTCAAGCGTTTATCATCAGGCATGCGAATCAACAGCGCAGCAGACGATGCGGCAGGTCTACAAATTTCTGACCGTTTAACATCACAAATCAACGGTCTTAACCAAGGTAACCGTAACGCGAATGACGGTATCTCTTTAGCCCAAACAGCTGAAGGCGCACTAGACGAAGTAACGTCAATGTTTCAACGCATGCGTACACTAGCTCAACAGGCGGCGAATGGTTCAAACACAGATGAAGACCGTCTAGCGATTCAAGACGAAATGCGTTCTCTTTCATTGGAAGTAAACCGTGTTGCAAGTGATACAACTTTCGGTGGTCAAAACCTTTTAGATGGCACTTATGATGCGAAGTTCCAAGTAGGTGCTGATGCAGTGCAAACTATCGACTTCAGCATGCAAACTGTGGGTGCAACGACAAATAGTCTAGAAGCAAATGGTGGTTTCACTATCTCTGGTATCGCAGGTGTTGCTGCAGGTGTAACTGGTAATACTCTTACTGAATTAGCTGACGGCGTGAGTGCAATTTCAGGTGCAGCTAATAGTTATACATTTGAAGGCACTTTTAAAGCTGCGGATATAAGTGTATCTACTCAAGCAAACGCACAAGCTGTTCTTGCTGGTATGGATTCTCTAATTGCAGTCGTTGATAAAAAGCGAGCTGAGTTAGGTGCTGTACAAAACCGTTTCCAATCAACTATTCGTAACCAATCGAATATTGCTGAAAACCTTAGTGCTGCGAAATCACGCATCAAAGATACAGACTTTGCTCAAGAGACAGCGAACTTAACTAAGATGCAAATCTTACAACAAGCTAGCCAAACAATTTTAAGCCAAGCTAACCAACGTCCTCAAGCGGCATTAAGCTTACTAGGTTAA
- the flgL gene encoding flagellar hook-associated protein FlgL: MRISNNMMYKNNLNSILNSQQNVNKAQEQVNTQKRVLTAAEDPSATARALLYNDRIQGNEQFTKNITMLNSRLTTEESVLQNIKGALESAYTLSIQAGNGAYSDIDREGIAEEVKALQSTVLDLMNAKTEDGKFIFSGYQDNTPSYSYNSTSGRYEYGGDQGQHKIKVAEGVEIKSSDNGFDTFEKVDARLNVASNDGTVSGGITSSKVYVTEQADFDKFHQANYNADPAAAANANTLSFITTTGTPDTFVVQQAGVTIDSGSFENGKIVYKGIEVNIEPVANGQVDVDLEAPQKENALNTLDDLIAGLTDPNLTQEEFDQVLADAVVQLNNAKNQVSLVQAGLGGRLNTAEKIERSNGDLDTSNKAAKAELVELDMAEAITELTKQETSLQAAQATFGRLANLSLFDYL, translated from the coding sequence ATGCGTATTTCAAATAACATGATGTATAAGAATAACCTGAATTCTATTCTTAACTCACAGCAAAATGTTAATAAGGCACAAGAGCAGGTTAATACTCAAAAGCGCGTATTAACTGCTGCTGAAGACCCTTCGGCTACGGCTCGCGCATTACTTTATAACGATCGCATTCAGGGTAATGAACAGTTCACAAAAAACATTACTATGCTGAATAGCCGCCTGACAACAGAAGAAAGTGTGCTGCAAAATATTAAAGGTGCGCTTGAGTCTGCTTATACTTTATCTATTCAAGCTGGTAATGGTGCCTATAGTGATATCGACCGTGAAGGTATTGCTGAAGAAGTTAAAGCATTACAAAGTACAGTACTTGATCTTATGAATGCTAAGACTGAAGACGGTAAATTTATCTTTTCGGGTTACCAAGATAATACCCCTTCTTATAGTTACAACAGTACGTCTGGTCGCTATGAATATGGTGGCGATCAGGGGCAACACAAAATCAAAGTGGCTGAAGGTGTAGAAATCAAATCAAGTGACAATGGTTTTGATACATTCGAAAAAGTAGACGCACGCCTAAATGTTGCCTCAAACGATGGCACCGTTTCGGGCGGAATAACAAGCTCAAAAGTATATGTTACTGAACAAGCTGATTTCGATAAATTCCATCAGGCAAATTACAACGCAGATCCTGCCGCAGCGGCAAACGCTAATACACTAAGCTTTATTACTACCACAGGCACACCAGATACATTTGTTGTACAGCAAGCAGGTGTAACGATTGATAGTGGCAGCTTTGAAAACGGAAAAATCGTTTATAAAGGTATAGAGGTGAACATTGAGCCTGTTGCAAACGGCCAAGTTGATGTTGATCTTGAAGCACCGCAAAAAGAAAATGCATTGAATACTCTGGATGATCTTATTGCAGGCTTAACTGACCCTAACTTAACGCAAGAAGAGTTTGATCAGGTTTTAGCAGATGCTGTTGTACAGCTAAATAATGCTAAAAACCAGGTTTCACTTGTTCAGGCAGGTTTAGGTGGGCGTTTAAATACAGCTGAGAAAATTGAAAGATCTAATGGTGATCTAGATACAAGTAATAAAGCAGCGAAAGCTGAGCTTGTTGAACTTGATATGGCAGAAGCAATTACTGAACTCACTAAACAAGAAACTTCACTGCAAGCGGCTCAGGCAACATTTGGCCGTTTGGCTAACCTTTCATTATTTGATTACTTATAA
- the flgK gene encoding flagellar hook-associated protein FlgK, with amino-acid sequence MSFSLYDIANAGVRANSELLQTTSKNIANVNTEGYVRERTEFTTMIDNQVGRGETYRLLNEFAQKQLNRDTSNKAFFDQFVTEASRVDSLFSEESNSLSTSVNSFFNNVQESLNQPSSTVARSLVMTDAQNLIDQMDRLSSIVVDQKAVVNEQLEIFSDEANNLIQNISDLNTKIASVHGTDRESVSSGLYNERDKAIRDLSELIDIETLDGNNGEKQVYLGSGQALVMQSGTFNLFSFSGDPDPNFKELKLDVNGGKAVPLEVDVSKLKGKIGGLLAFRDDILVPAQNQLGQMGLSLADAFNQQNRLGMDANGEIGGDIFAIPTVDAFGYQANTGTSTMTATVEPGKGSELPASDFIVKYSNTNEVEIYPVDYKGETIKDASGNDIFTTAAVDPVTGKVNLKDNPTNSGLDLFGLEITLDMSNPPSVDDQFMVKLNSQAATSLELATERPEDLALASPIRTANDINNTSDASISAGTVSDIDNSTGITVGPPPSLANGDITLVKTANANEYQITDGNGTSTFTITPPTENILAQAGAPYDSYGFDFNIEGSPATGDTFTLEFNTGGFDDNRNGLLLADLQNGELVRQNVEASSTADNHKTFNQAYSGIVTDIGVVTSQAQTNGAAFTALADQSEAWYESLSGVNLDEEAANLLRFQQSYAASAQVLSTARTIFDTLLSAAR; translated from the coding sequence ATGTCATTTAGCTTATATGACATAGCAAATGCCGGTGTAAGAGCTAACTCTGAGCTTTTACAAACCACCAGTAAAAACATCGCCAACGTTAATACCGAGGGCTATGTGCGTGAGCGTACCGAGTTCACAACCATGATCGACAACCAAGTCGGTCGTGGTGAGACTTATCGCTTATTGAATGAATTTGCGCAAAAGCAATTAAATAGAGATACCTCAAATAAAGCATTCTTTGATCAGTTTGTAACTGAAGCAAGCCGTGTAGATAGCTTGTTTTCAGAAGAGTCAAACAGCTTATCAACGAGCGTAAACTCGTTTTTTAATAATGTTCAAGAAAGCTTAAATCAACCGTCATCAACAGTCGCTCGTTCACTGGTCATGACGGATGCGCAAAATTTGATTGATCAAATGGACAGGTTGTCGAGCATTGTGGTTGACCAAAAAGCAGTGGTAAATGAGCAGCTAGAAATCTTTTCAGATGAAGCTAATAACCTGATCCAAAATATCAGTGATTTAAATACCAAGATTGCTTCGGTTCATGGTACTGATCGTGAGTCAGTATCAAGTGGTTTATATAATGAACGTGATAAAGCAATTCGTGACTTATCAGAGCTGATTGATATTGAAACACTCGATGGTAATAACGGCGAAAAACAAGTGTACTTAGGCTCTGGTCAAGCTCTTGTTATGCAAAGTGGCACATTTAACCTGTTTTCATTCAGTGGCGATCCTGATCCGAACTTTAAAGAATTAAAACTTGATGTAAACGGTGGCAAAGCCGTGCCGCTTGAAGTTGATGTGAGTAAATTGAAAGGCAAAATTGGTGGCTTACTGGCATTTCGTGACGATATTTTAGTGCCTGCGCAAAACCAGCTTGGTCAAATGGGCTTATCATTAGCCGACGCCTTTAATCAGCAAAACCGTTTAGGTATGGACGCTAATGGTGAAATTGGTGGTGATATTTTTGCTATTCCAACGGTTGATGCGTTCGGTTATCAAGCTAATACGGGTACATCAACAATGACGGCAACGGTTGAACCAGGTAAAGGCAGCGAATTGCCAGCAAGTGATTTTATTGTGAAATACAGTAATACGAATGAAGTTGAAATTTACCCCGTTGATTATAAAGGCGAGACGATTAAAGATGCCAGCGGTAATGATATTTTTACTACAGCAGCCGTTGATCCAGTGACTGGTAAGGTCAATTTAAAAGATAACCCTACAAATAGTGGCTTAGATCTGTTTGGCTTAGAAATAACTCTCGATATGAGTAACCCACCAAGTGTTGATGACCAATTTATGGTGAAGTTGAACTCTCAGGCTGCAACGAGTCTAGAGCTTGCAACTGAGCGCCCTGAAGACCTAGCGTTAGCATCGCCTATTCGAACTGCGAACGATATCAATAATACCAGTGATGCAAGTATTTCTGCTGGCACAGTGTCTGATATTGATAACTCAACGGGTATTACCGTGGGTCCTCCACCGAGTTTGGCGAATGGCGATATCACGTTAGTGAAAACGGCGAATGCTAACGAGTATCAAATTACAGATGGTAACGGTACATCGACCTTTACCATTACACCACCTACTGAGAATATTCTTGCTCAAGCAGGGGCGCCTTATGATAGTTACGGTTTTGACTTCAATATTGAAGGCTCCCCTGCTACTGGCGACACCTTTACATTAGAGTTTAACACCGGTGGTTTTGATGATAACCGTAATGGTTTGCTATTGGCCGATTTACAAAATGGTGAGCTAGTGCGTCAAAATGTTGAAGCAAGTAGTACAGCCGATAATCATAAAACCTTTAATCAAGCCTATTCAGGCATTGTCACTGATATTGGTGTAGTGACTAGTCAAGCCCAAACGAATGGTGCGGCCTTTACAGCATTGGCTGATCAGTCTGAAGCTTGGTATGAATCGCTATCGGGTGTAAACCTTGATGAAGAAGCAGCTAACTTACTGCGATTTCAACAATCGTATGCAGCATCAGCACAGGTCCTTTCAACAGCACGTACTATTTTTGACACCTTATTAAGTGCGGCGAGGTAA
- the flgJ gene encoding flagellar assembly peptidoglycan hydrolase FlgJ produces the protein MDTNHLDKQNFFDLGNLDSLRQNALKSDASSDASKEALKKAAAQFESIFTQMLLKSMRKANEAFEDKDSPFNSSGVKFFEEMHDQQMSVELSSNGSLGLADLIVQQLSPDGKEFTPGSVLRTTADFASDKRASGVLDSTTEAQAKPQAVEDTSANEQTENRFEDAESFIRSVWEHAKNAAEKIGLNPAVMVAQAALETGWGKHIISKADGTSSNNLFNIKSDRSWQGDKASKVTLEFEQGVPVKKQASFRSYQSIKDSVNDFVDFLNENPRYQEALNNTAEPAAFLDSLQKAGYATDPNYADKIKQVLKRVELQSVAASLVR, from the coding sequence ATGGATACTAATCATCTCGACAAGCAAAACTTTTTTGATTTAGGCAACTTAGACTCATTACGTCAAAATGCCTTAAAAAGTGATGCCTCTAGCGATGCGTCAAAAGAGGCGCTGAAAAAAGCGGCGGCACAATTTGAATCTATCTTCACTCAGATGCTGCTTAAAAGTATGCGTAAAGCAAATGAAGCGTTTGAAGATAAAGACAGCCCATTTAATTCAAGCGGCGTTAAATTTTTTGAAGAGATGCATGACCAACAAATGTCGGTTGAGCTTTCATCAAATGGCTCGTTGGGTCTAGCTGACTTGATTGTTCAGCAGCTCTCGCCAGACGGTAAAGAGTTTACACCAGGTTCTGTACTAAGAACGACGGCTGATTTTGCTAGTGATAAACGCGCAAGCGGTGTCCTTGATAGCACTACTGAGGCTCAGGCTAAACCACAAGCTGTCGAGGATACATCAGCGAACGAGCAAACAGAAAACCGCTTTGAAGATGCTGAGTCTTTCATTCGCTCTGTTTGGGAGCACGCTAAAAATGCGGCTGAGAAAATTGGCTTAAATCCAGCTGTGATGGTTGCTCAAGCAGCACTTGAAACGGGCTGGGGTAAACACATCATCAGTAAAGCTGATGGCACAAGTAGTAACAACTTATTCAATATTAAATCGGATAGGAGCTGGCAAGGTGATAAAGCAAGCAAAGTCACGCTTGAATTTGAACAAGGTGTGCCAGTTAAAAAGCAAGCAAGTTTTCGCTCTTATCAATCGATTAAAGATAGTGTGAACGACTTTGTGGATTTTTTAAATGAAAACCCACGTTATCAAGAAGCACTTAATAATACCGCAGAGCCTGCAGCCTTTTTAGATTCGTTACAAAAAGCAGGCTATGCAACTGATCCAAATTATGCCGATAAAATTAAGCAGGTATTGAAGCGCGTTGAGCTTCAAAGCGTCGCTGCTTCATTGGTACGTTAA
- a CDS encoding flagellar basal body P-ring protein FlgI has product MTGFKYIIALCLISLQFSAQAERVKDVSMVEGVRSNQLVGYGLVVGLPGTGEQSRFTQQSFKAMLNGFGITLPDSLKPKIKNVAAVAVHAELPAFRKPGQTIDITVSSIGSAGSLRGGTLLQTFLKGVDGNTYAIAQGSLVVGGLGAEGADGSRVIINTPTVGRIPNGAIVERAIKSPFMQGDYITFNLNRPDFTTAKRLEQTINDLVGPDSAQAIDAASVRVLAPRDASQRVAYLSTLENLEFKPADTAAKIIVNSRTGTIVIGKNVKLQPAAITHGGLTVTIAEQQNVSQPNALSDGETTVTNQSIIDVNEDDSRAFVFNPGVNLDDLVRAINEVGAAPGDLMAILEALKEAGAINGQLVII; this is encoded by the coding sequence ATGACTGGGTTTAAATACATCATCGCTCTTTGCTTAATTAGCCTGCAGTTTTCTGCACAGGCTGAGCGAGTCAAAGATGTATCTATGGTTGAGGGTGTTCGCTCAAACCAATTAGTGGGTTATGGTTTGGTTGTCGGTTTGCCCGGCACAGGTGAACAAAGCCGATTTACTCAACAAAGCTTTAAAGCCATGTTGAATGGCTTTGGTATCACTTTACCTGATAGCTTAAAACCTAAGATTAAAAATGTTGCAGCTGTGGCTGTACATGCAGAATTACCAGCATTCAGAAAACCCGGTCAAACCATTGATATCACGGTGTCGTCTATCGGTAGTGCGGGTAGTTTACGTGGCGGTACCTTATTACAAACCTTCCTAAAAGGGGTTGATGGCAATACCTATGCGATTGCACAAGGCAGCTTAGTCGTTGGTGGCCTAGGTGCGGAAGGAGCAGATGGTAGCCGTGTAATTATTAACACACCAACAGTGGGCCGTATTCCAAACGGTGCCATTGTAGAGCGTGCTATTAAGAGCCCGTTTATGCAAGGTGACTACATTACTTTTAATTTAAATCGCCCAGACTTCACAACGGCTAAACGCTTAGAGCAAACGATTAATGATTTAGTGGGTCCTGATAGCGCTCAGGCAATCGATGCAGCGTCAGTACGCGTGTTAGCACCGCGTGATGCATCTCAACGTGTTGCTTATTTGTCGACACTTGAAAACTTAGAGTTTAAGCCAGCAGACACAGCAGCAAAAATTATTGTTAACTCGCGCACAGGCACAATAGTAATTGGCAAAAATGTGAAGCTACAGCCTGCGGCTATTACTCATGGTGGTTTAACGGTCACCATTGCTGAGCAGCAAAATGTGTCACAGCCAAATGCTTTAAGTGATGGTGAAACTACCGTTACCAATCAAAGTATTATTGATGTGAACGAAGATGATTCACGTGCTTTTGTATTTAACCCGGGTGTTAATCTTGATGATCTCGTGCGTGCAATCAATGAAGTTGGGGCTGCACCGGGTGATTTAATGGCAATCCTAGAAGCTTTAAAAGAAGCGGGCGCGATAAACGGGCAACTGGTTATCATTTAA